From one Triticum urartu cultivar G1812 chromosome 3, Tu2.1, whole genome shotgun sequence genomic stretch:
- the LOC125548203 gene encoding protein STIG1-like: MGRATMLLMALALATITVAHAAPPALRRSRFLADKLPPPLSYFDCVRKPPSVCLEPLSPGKTCCKGTCTDTESSAEHCGNCNRKCKYGDTCCGGKCVDLLKDQKNCGECSNQCANSVKCEFGMCDYAG; encoded by the coding sequence ATGGGGAGAGCCACCATGCTTCTCATGGCGCTGGCCCTCGCCACGATCACCGTCGCCCACGCCGCGCCTCCCGCGCTCCGGCGGAGCCGCTTCCTTGCGGACAAGCTCCCGCCGCCGCTGTCCTACTTCGACTGCGTCAGGAAGCCCCCGTCGGTGTGCCTGGAGCCCTTGAGCCCCGGGAAGACGTGCTGCAAGGGCACCTGCACCGACACGGAGTCCAGCGCTGAGCACTGCGGCAACTGCAACAGGAAGTGCAAGTACGGGGACACCTGCTGCGGCGGCAAGTGCGTCGACCTCCTCAAGGACCAGAAGAACTGCGGCGAGTGCTCCAACCAGTGCGCCAACTCCGTCAAGTGCGAGTTCGGCATGTGCGACTACGCGGGGTGA